In Vigna angularis cultivar LongXiaoDou No.4 chromosome 8, ASM1680809v1, whole genome shotgun sequence, one DNA window encodes the following:
- the LOC108343798 gene encoding probable methyltransferase PMT16, whose protein sequence is MPSGDSTSPYHPTTKPSKPNTHCKKTNLYSLVALLCIFSYTFGAYQQTSKTTQPITTLSTKPCFHSVPSTSHLDFSSHHNATAASLPLPTSTFRYPPCDVSLSEYTPCEDHARSLRYSRHKMVYRERHCPTKTEALKCRVPAPHGYRNPFPWPASRDVAWYANVPHRELTVEKAVQNWIRFNGDRFHFPGGGTMFPDGADKYIDDIGKLVSLRDGTVRTAVDTGCGVASWGAYLLSRDIITVSIAPRDTHEAQVQFALERGVPALIGVLASKRLPFPSRAFDMAHCSRCLIPWAEYDGLYLNEIDRILRPGGYWILSGPPIRWKKHWKGWERTKEDLNEEQTKIENVAKSLCWNKLVEKDDIAIWQKAKNHLECKANRKLTHNRPFCKAQDNPDKAWYTDIQTCLSPLPDVSSKEETAGGALKNWPDRLKATPPRISKGTIKGISPEIFSNDNKLWKKRVSYYKNVNNQLGKAGRYRNLLDMNAYLGGFAAALIDSPVWVMNVVPVQAKVDTLGAIYERGLIGTYHNWCEAMSTYPRTYDLIHADSVFSLYRNRCELEDILLEMDRILRPEGSVIIRDDVDILVKVKGIVNGMDWNCQIVDHEDGPLEREKLLFAVKNYWTSPLHPHKNS, encoded by the exons ATGCCCAGTGGTGATTCAACTTCACCCTACCATCCCACGACCAAACCCTCCAAACCAAACACTCACTGCAAGAAAACGAATCTCTATTCCCTGGTCGCACTCCTCTGCATTTTCTCATACACCTTCGGTGCGTACCAGCAAACCTCAAAAACCACACAACCCATAACAACACTTTCAACAAAACCATGTTTCCATAGCGTTCCCTCCACCTCCCACTTAGATTTCTCCTCTCACCACAACGCCACCGCCGCCTCTCTCCCTCTTCCCACTTCCACATTTCGCTACCCTCCCTGCGACGTCTCGCTCAGCGAGTACACCCCATGCGAGGACCACGCCCGCTCCCTCCGCTACTCGCGCCACAAGATGGTGTACCGCGAGCGCCACTGTCCGACGAAGACCGAGGCTCTCAAGTGCCGTGTCCCCGCGCCGCACGGCTACCGTAACCCCTTCCCGTGGCCGGCCAGCCGCGACGTCGCGTGGTACGCCAACGTGCCGCACCGCGAACTCACCGTCGAGAAGGCCGTGCAGAACTGGATCCGCTTCAACGGCGATCGCTTCCACTTCCCCGGCGGCGGCACAATGTTCCCCGACGGCGCCGACAAGTACATTGACGACATTGGGAAGTTAGTTAGCCTCCGCGACGGTACGGTGAGGACCGCCGTCGATACTGGCTGTGGG GTTGCTAGTTGGGGAGCCTATCTCCTGTCACGTGACATCATAACAGTATCAATTGCACCAAGGGACACCCATGAAGCACAAGTTCAGTTTGCTCTTGAAAGAGGGGTTCCTGCATTAATTGGAGTACTAGCCTCAAAGAGGTTGCCTTTTCCTTCCAGAGCCTTTGACATGGCACATTGTTCACGATGCCTCATTCCATGGGCTGAATACG ACGGGCTTTATCTAAATGAAATTGATCGAATTCTAAGACCCGGTGGGTATTGGATTCTATCTGGGCCACCAATTCGTTGGAAGAAACATTGGAAAGGATGGGAAAGAACAAAAGAGGATTTGAATGAAGAGCAGACCAAAATTGAGAATGTAGCTAAAAGCCTGTGCTGGAACAAGCTAGTGGAGAAGGATGACATAGCCATTTGGCAGAAAGCCAAAAACCATTTGGAATGCAAAGCGAATCGCAAGCTCACTCATAACCGACCTTTCTGCAAGGCACAGGATAACCCTGACAAGGCCTG GTACACTGATATCCAAACATGTTTGAGTCCTCTGCCTGATGTATCCAGCAAAGAAGAAACTGCAGGTGGGGCATTGAAAAACTGGCCTGACAGACTAAAAGCCACCCCACCAAGGATTTCTAAGGGGACCATAAAGGGTATTTCCCCCGAAATTTTCTCAAATGATAACAAGCTGTGGAAGAAAAGGGTATCATATTATAAGAATGTTAATAATCAGCTAGGAAAAGCTGGGAGGTATCGCAACCTTTTAGACATGAATGCTTACTTGGGTGGATTTGCTGCTGCTCTGATAGATTCCCCTGTCTGGGTCATGAATGTGGTTCCTGTTCAGGCCAAGGTTGACACACTTGGTGCAATATATGAAAGGGGGTTGATTGGAACATACCATAATTG GTGTGAAGCAATGTCTACTTATCCCAGAACTTATGACTTAATTCATGCTGATTCGGTGTTCAGCCTGTACAGGAATAG ATGTGAATTGGAAGACATACTGCTGGAGATGGATAGGATTCTTAGACCAGAGGGAAGTGTAATAATTCGAGATGATGTTGATATATTGGTAAAGGTAAAGGGTATAGTGAATGGCATGGATTGGAACTGTCAAATTGTGGACCATGAAGATGGCCCTCTTGAAAGAGAGAAACTTTTATTTGCTGTCAAAAACTATTGGACATCTCCACTTCATCCCCACAAGAATAGTTAA
- the LOC108345430 gene encoding protein MEN-8, producing the protein MAAAAKSVLGCQLALLVLLVVGNVSLMARAQRSACTTELSNLNVCAPFVVPGSSNTRPSSTCCNALQAVDRDCLCNTLRIASQLPSQCRLPSVTCGAN; encoded by the exons ATGGCTGCAGCAGCAAAATCTGTCTTAGGTTGTCAACTTGCTTTGTTGGTCCTGTTGGTTGTAGGAAATGTTAGCCTGATGGCTAGGGCACAGCGCAGTGCCTGCACAACCGAGTTGAGCAACCTTAATGTTTGTGCACCCTTTGTGGTGCCTGGTTCATCCAACACCAGACCAAGTTCTACATGCTGCAATGCACTCCAAGCTGTCGACCGTGATTGCCTCTGCAACACTCTTAGGATTGCTTCTCAGCTCCCTTCTCAGTGTCGTTTACCGTCTGTCACTTGCg GTGCAAATTGA
- the LOC108346070 gene encoding protein IQ-DOMAIN 23 — protein sequence NVQCSKLVHLSVLFLLILFNHFPSKLLSSSLSSLLSFLLNALNSLMGFLRRLFGAKKHHNPPPSDGSVPKPAKDKKTWSFVKQSTRYKSTTLPSLNNFDPSTSSAPFSDSLDANKHAIAVAAATAAVAEAALAAAHAAAEVVRLTSGNGPPAGKPATASHPRLAAENIAAAVKIQSAFRGYLARRALRALKALVKLQALVRGHIVRKQTTDMLRRMQTLVRLQSRARATRGNLSDNMHSFKSSLSHYPVSEDYQHSLYGYSTKFDGSVLKRCSSNANFRDVDMEKARFDSHWLDNWMEENSWSQTRDGSLKTGHLDDEKSDKILEVDTWKPHLNSSGSSFQAAHHYLSSDYNNENFVAYESPSKRSSKTLYPSLSSREVLPFGSLKLHRGKEEASLRNVEDSPQAFSASSRRGSGSRRGPFTPTKSECAWSVFSGYSGHPNYMSNTESSRAKVRSHSAPRQRIEFERYGSTRRSLQGFWDAGPSSDRDSDFRSKGYPTTNSSLNRIGSANLR from the exons aatgtGCAATGTTCGAAACTGGTCCATTTAAGTGTTCTTTTCCTTCTCATTCTCTTCAACCACTTCCCTTCTAAACTCttatcttcttctctctcttctcttctctcctttcttctCAATGCATTGAATTCCCTCATGGGTTTTCTCCGGCGACTCTTCGGCGCCAAGAAACACCACAATCCACCACCCTCCGACGGCTCAGTTCCTAAACCCGCCAAGGACAAGAAAACGTGGAGCTTCGTGAAGCAGAGTACGAGATACAAGTCCACCACGTTGCCCTCACTTAACAACTTTGACCCTTCTACTTCTTCTGCTCCTTTCTCCGACTCCTTGGACGCCAACAAGCATGCCATCGCCGTCGCCGCCGCCACCGCCGCCGTCGCAGAGGCCGCTCTCGCCGCCGCCCATGCAGCTGCAGAGGTCGTGAGGCTGACCAGCGGCAATGGGCCTCCCGCCGGAAAACCCGCCACGGCGTCTCATCCCCGGCTGGCGGCTGAGAATATCGCCGCCGCCGTTAAGATTCAGTCGGCGTTCCGAGGTTACTTG GCAAGGAGGGCTTTGAGAGCACTTAAGGCATTGGTGAAGTTGCAAGCATTGGTGAGAGGCCACATTGTGAGAAAGCAAACTACAGATATGCTAAGGCGCATGCAGACTTTGGTGCGACTGCAGTCTCGGGCACGTGCCACACGTGGGAACTTGTCTGATAATATGCATTCTTTCAAGTCTTCACTTTCTCATTACCCT GTCTCAGAAGATTATCAGCACTCACTTTATGGCTATAGTACGAAATTTGATGGATCTGTTCTCAAG AGATGTAGTTCTAACGCAAATTTTAGGGACGTTGACATGGAGAAAGCCCGGTTTGATTCCCATTGGCTAGACAATTGGATGGAAGAAAATTCTTGGAGCCAAACCAGAGATGGTTCATTGAAAACTGGGCATCTTGATGATGAAAagagtgacaagattcttgaagTGGATACTTGGAAGCCACACTTGAATAGTAGTGGCAGCTCATTTCAGGCAGCACATCATTATTTGTCTTCTGATTACAACAATGAGAATTTTGTGGCATATGAGTCTCCATCAAAACGTTCTTCAAAAACTCTATATCCAAGTCTCTCTTCAAGGGAGGTTCTACCCTTTGGCTCTCTGAAGCTTCacagaggaaaagaagaagcatCTTTGAGAAATGTTGAAGATAGTCCTCAAGCATTCTCTGCTTCCTCCAGACGTGGAAGTGGTTCAAGGAGAGGTCCATTCACACCAACTAAGAGTGAGTGTGCATGGAGTGTCTTCAGTGGCTATTCTGGTCATCCCAATTACATGTCAAATACTGAATCTTCAAGAGCCAAGGTTAGGTCACATAGTGCTCCAAGGCAAAGAATTGAGTTTGAGAGATATGGTTCCACAAGAAGGTCTCTACAGGGTTTTTGGGATGCAGGACCTAGTTCTGATAGGGATTCTGATTTTAGAAGCAAGGGCTATCCTACCACAAACAGCAGCTTGAACAGAATTGGGAGTGCCAATTTAAGGTGA